From the Fastidiosipila sp. genome, one window contains:
- a CDS encoding glutamate racemase: MREASLPIGVFDSGIGGLTVLKELQRSFPGEHLIYVGDLARSPYGSKSAETIRHYAGQITRYLLSRQVKLIVVACNTASAAAGATVRQLAAPVPVLEVVELGAEAALDAVGGGGRIGILATSTTVESGIYSDKIRALSSSKGIPVPRIMQKACPLFVPLVEEGIWEGDLADQIARHYLEEMSVFQPEAVILGCTHYPLLKGAIAKSLPAGTLLIESAPAVVRAAGKILDKSGMRSLKTKDALTEYYVSDSVEAFSRHAGRILDRAVDLVHHVDLDACEGREE; the protein is encoded by the coding sequence TCGGCGGTTTGACGGTTCTGAAAGAACTCCAGCGCTCATTTCCCGGTGAGCATCTGATCTACGTCGGAGATCTGGCCCGCTCACCCTACGGTTCCAAATCAGCTGAAACAATCAGGCACTATGCGGGGCAGATCACCCGCTACCTGCTTTCAAGGCAGGTCAAACTGATCGTGGTGGCCTGTAATACGGCAAGCGCAGCAGCCGGTGCCACGGTAAGGCAGCTGGCAGCCCCTGTCCCTGTCCTGGAAGTAGTGGAGCTGGGTGCGGAGGCGGCACTGGACGCTGTCGGTGGGGGGGGCCGGATTGGTATCCTGGCGACCTCAACAACCGTCGAAAGCGGCATTTACTCCGACAAGATCCGGGCGCTTTCGTCGTCAAAAGGGATTCCTGTCCCCCGCATCATGCAAAAAGCCTGCCCGCTTTTCGTTCCCCTGGTGGAAGAAGGCATCTGGGAAGGAGACCTGGCCGATCAGATTGCTCGCCACTACCTGGAAGAGATGAGCGTTTTTCAGCCCGAAGCCGTCATCCTGGGCTGTACCCACTATCCGCTTCTGAAAGGAGCCATCGCCAAATCCTTGCCTGCCGGAACCCTCTTGATCGAAAGCGCGCCAGCCGTGGTCCGCGCCGCCGGGAAGATCCTGGATAAGTCAGGCATGCGGTCGTTAAAGACAAAGGATGCCCTGACGGAGTATTATGTAAGTGACTCCGTGGAAGCGTTCAGCCGCCATGCAGGCAGGATTCTTGACAGAGCGGTGGATCTCGTTCATCATGTTGACTTGGACGCGTGCGAAGGCAGGGAGGAATAG
- the rpmF gene encoding 50S ribosomal protein L32 translates to MAVPKRKWSKKRSRTHRANWKINPVNLVRCPQCHSLKAPHRVCKVCGYYDGREVISVDDGKK, encoded by the coding sequence ATGGCTGTACCTAAACGCAAGTGGTCCAAGAAGCGATCACGCACACATCGTGCCAACTGGAAGATCAATCCGGTTAATCTTGTGCGCTGCCCGCAGTGTCATTCGCTCAAAGCGCCGCACCGCGTCTGCAAGGTGTGTGGCTATTACGATGGACGTGAAGTCATTTCTGTCGACGACGGAAAAAAATAG
- a CDS encoding DUF1934 domain-containing protein translates to MFTPSDLYRDAIIHLESNHWTDGESSGPIRLTTVGHLAYEKKNDTWSVSYDESDATGMRGTRTRVSLFPNGRVVLRRTGSVEMELEFIKGDQRVEAKSTPYGPVRFSVLTHEAKGSINEEGGEIELGYSLGFENRHTVSTRLQLEVTAQRQNHNTPNGTGPVQNGHSN, encoded by the coding sequence GTGTTCACACCTTCTGACTTATACAGGGATGCCATCATCCACCTTGAGAGCAATCATTGGACGGACGGGGAGAGCTCCGGGCCTATCCGGCTGACCACAGTCGGCCATCTTGCCTATGAAAAGAAAAATGACACCTGGTCCGTCTCCTACGATGAAAGCGATGCCACCGGGATGCGGGGGACCCGGACCCGGGTCAGCCTTTTCCCCAACGGGCGTGTCGTCCTGAGACGTACCGGCAGCGTGGAGATGGAGCTGGAGTTCATCAAGGGCGACCAGCGGGTGGAGGCCAAATCCACCCCTTATGGGCCGGTCCGTTTTTCAGTCCTGACCCATGAGGCCAAGGGCAGCATCAACGAGGAAGGCGGCGAGATTGAACTGGGCTATTCGCTTGGCTTTGAGAACCGCCATACGGTCAGTACCCGGCTCCAGCTGGAAGTTACGGCGCAGAGGCAGAATCATAACACGCCAAACGGCACAGGGCCGGTGCAGAACGGACATTCAAACTGA
- a CDS encoding ribosome biogenesis GTPase Der, producing MAVPVLAIVGRPNVGKSTLFNALIGKRTAIVGPEPGVTRDRVMAECEWNGLTFTVIDTGGIEFAADDMQRLVFNQVEVAIGMADVICFLTDLHSGLSDIEFKIAAMLRKSGKPIVVAVNKADRPGSEPLEFYQFYELGFTDTLAISASHKLGLSELLDAVTASMEKDVPEEEGGDYIAVAITGRPNVGKSSLANWMIGQERSIVSDIPGTTRDAIGSFVENDFGRFLIHDTAGLRRKARIDGQIEYVSALRSRRSVEGADVSVIMIDAAEGPAEQDTKVAGLAHNDGKASIILVNKWDLVDRKETSMAEYEEKIRRRFEFMPYAPILFVSVKTGFNLDKLWPLIVRVCESSRRRVPTSVLNEVIAEAIVLHPTPQQKGRHLRIYYVTQGSVSPPAFIFFVNDKRLLHFSYERYLENRLRENFDFFGTPLRFIWKGRAARDASASRITPD from the coding sequence TTGGCAGTACCGGTTTTGGCCATCGTTGGCCGGCCCAACGTCGGCAAGTCAACCCTGTTCAATGCCCTGATCGGTAAACGGACGGCCATTGTGGGCCCTGAGCCGGGCGTCACGCGTGACCGGGTCATGGCTGAATGTGAATGGAACGGCCTGACTTTCACTGTCATCGATACGGGCGGGATTGAGTTTGCCGCCGATGACATGCAGCGGCTGGTTTTTAACCAGGTGGAGGTCGCTATCGGGATGGCAGACGTCATCTGCTTTTTGACCGACCTTCATTCGGGTCTCTCCGACATCGAGTTCAAAATCGCCGCCATGCTGCGCAAGAGCGGCAAGCCCATTGTTGTCGCCGTCAACAAGGCCGACCGGCCCGGCAGTGAACCCCTGGAGTTTTACCAGTTCTACGAACTGGGCTTCACTGATACCCTGGCCATTTCAGCCAGCCATAAACTGGGCCTGTCAGAGCTTCTTGACGCAGTGACCGCCTCCATGGAAAAGGACGTGCCAGAGGAGGAGGGCGGTGACTACATCGCCGTTGCCATCACGGGCCGGCCCAACGTGGGCAAATCCTCGCTTGCCAATTGGATGATCGGCCAGGAACGCAGCATCGTTTCGGATATCCCGGGGACAACGCGAGATGCCATAGGCAGCTTCGTCGAAAACGATTTCGGCCGCTTTTTGATCCACGACACTGCCGGCCTGCGTCGCAAGGCCCGGATCGACGGTCAGATCGAGTATGTATCAGCGCTCCGTTCACGGCGCAGCGTTGAGGGGGCCGACGTGTCGGTCATCATGATCGATGCAGCCGAAGGGCCGGCTGAACAGGATACCAAAGTGGCAGGCCTGGCCCACAATGACGGCAAAGCATCCATTATTCTTGTCAACAAGTGGGATCTGGTTGACAGGAAAGAAACAAGCATGGCTGAGTACGAGGAAAAAATCAGGCGGCGTTTCGAATTCATGCCTTATGCGCCGATCCTTTTCGTTTCGGTCAAAACGGGTTTTAACCTGGACAAGCTATGGCCCCTGATCGTCCGTGTCTGCGAATCATCAAGGCGCCGTGTGCCGACCAGTGTTCTGAATGAGGTGATCGCCGAGGCCATCGTCCTCCATCCAACGCCTCAGCAAAAAGGGCGTCACCTCCGGATTTACTACGTCACTCAGGGGTCGGTCTCGCCGCCTGCCTTCATCTTTTTCGTCAACGACAAAAGGCTGCTCCATTTTTCTTATGAGCGCTATCTGGAGAACCGTCTCCGGGAGAATTTCGACTTTTTCGGCACACCTCTCCGCTTCATCTGGAAGGGGCGGGCTGCCCGTGACGCGTCGGCGTCCCGGATCACCCCCGACTGA